AAAAGGGGAATCAGCAGCAAAGGCTGTGCTGCAGTACATTCAGCAAAAACAGGAACCTGGATCCCCAGTGGACCAGGACAAACTGACTCTTTCCAAAGGTGTGTCATTATTATGCGACAAAAACTATTTGAGAATGTAATTATATAGACAACTTTAATAGGAAATAGGAGGTGTACATCCTCATGTAAACCTCTACGAACAGTTTGAAGTATCCAAAATTTTACTCAGTTCCTTGGTGGACCTCCAAAATAGACCTTGGttgaaaaatgacattcattCGCAAATGTGAAAAGCTTAGTTATCTGCATGCCTCATTGCAAATATATAGTGTGTATCATTTTACAGTgctgtgtatttgttgtggTAATGTCATATGTGTATTTTCTGTCACAGAATTCATAAAATATCAGAAGAAGCTCAGCAGTTCTGTATGTGCCCAGTCCTGCTTTCTCAGTACTTATGGAGGGACCAGCCACATGTCTTTGGATGACATCTACACTGAAGGCGAACTGGAGCTACCTCATGATTGTACTATTGCCCATGGACCTTTAGGCCTGGAGGACATAGTTGGTATGGCTGGTACAGTGAATGAGGAGGCTGACACTGTGCTAGTGTCTGGGGAGGCGGGCAGTGGGAAGAGCACCTTACTCCAGAGGCTGCACTTACTTTGGGCCACGGGGGCAGTGTTTCAGgattttctccttctgtttccatTCAGCTGTCGCATTTTGAACTCAGAGCACAGGGAGCTGTCTGTCCAGGATTTACTGtttcagcactgctgctggccagacagggagcaggaggagatATTCCAGTTCATCCTGGACCACCCACATCTCATCCTCTTTACTTTTGATGGCCTGGATGAGCTCAAACAGAGCTTTTCAGATGAGCACAGGCTCTGCTGCCCCACCCAGCGTGCACCTGTTGACATATTATTGTTCAACTTAATCCAGGGTTCACTAATGAAGGGAGTGCGGAAAGTAATAACTAGTCGCCCAGAGGTGGTGAGCCCTGTATTAAAGAAATACCTTCGCAAAGAGGTCCTCCTGAAAGGCTTTTCCCCAAGTGGGATTGACTGTTTTGTCAGGAAGCATCATAGTGACCCTGCTGTGGCTACTAAGGTTTTGGAGTCCCTACAGACAAACACTGCTTTACTTGGACTTTGTCATAGTCCAGTCCTCTGCTGGATTGTTTCACACTGCCATAAGGAGCTGCTAGACTGTGGAGAGGGCAGCCCACGAACAATCACAGATGTGTACCTGATGATCTTACAACACTTTTGCCAGCACCAAAGTTCCCTGAAGAGCAACATGAGGTCAAGTTGGCTTCAGGAGCACCTAAAAACAATCTTGTGTCTTGGGCAGCTTGCTTTTGAGGGGATGGGAACCACTTGTTACATATTCTCCAGTACAGACCTGGAGACATGTGGTGTAACCGAAAAGGATATCAGCATGGGCTTTCTCATTCAAAGCAAAGACATGTCCtccacacacagtaaacactaTGAGTTCCTTCATCTGACTATGCAgtgtttttttgctgctctatacattgttttgtcaaatgacACTGATCGTTCAACTATCCCTAAGCTCTTTGAGCTGAGAGACATGAAGGAGACAGGTCTGAGCATCCCGTGCTTTGAGGCCTGCTTGCCTGCCACTCACCAACAAGAAAGGGGTGTTACAGCAGCTGAAACACCAAATCTACAAATCACAGCCACCTTTGTGTCAGGACTACTGTCAAAGCACCACCAAAGCCTATGGCTCAACTGCTGCCCCACTCCTATGATGGATAAGAAGGTCAAACAAGTGGTGAAATGTCTCTCCAAAGGCATGCAGAAACACTTCAGATCTATCCCTCAACCTGTAGAAGGGGAGAAGAAGAGCATGCATGCAATGCCAGGCTTCGTCTGGCTTATCAAATGCATCTATGAGATGCAAGAGAACAGGATTGCTAAAGATGCCATGAGTAAGGTGGAGGTGGACCACCTGAAACTAACCTACTGTGACATTGGTCCTGTAGAGTGCACTGCACTTGCTTATGTGCTCCAGCATTTAAGAAATCCTGTAGGCCTCCAGCTGGACAACAACTCTGTAGGTGATGTTGGAGTGGAGCAGCTTCTTCCCTGCATGCACATCTGTAATTCCCTATAGTAAGTATGAAAAGGCTACATTCTTCCTCCCATCCATTCATTATAGTGATCTAAGCTCCCCCAGTAGCATTTACTACAGACCAGAAAAATACATGTTGTGCGTATATTTTCCCTTCATCAGCCTCAGGAATAATAACATTACGGATGAGGGGATCCGCAAACTAATTGCCAAAGTTATACAGTGTGAAAACTTTCAGAAAATTGCGTAAGTATTGTCAAGATGATCATTAACACtatcatgaaattaaaaataacatctgATTAATTACCTTTTATAATCATTTTGCCTCTCTCTAGGCTCTTCAACAACAAGTTAACAGATGCTTGCACACAGCACTTTTCTCATCTTCTGAAGACCAAGCAGGATTTCCTCTCTCTAAGGTTAAGGTTAACTGCTAACCCTAatcctgtgtgtgctgtgtaagATCAATTGCAAATTAACTTCTCTATTTTCTTTCAGACTGGGCAACAATAATATAACTGCGGAAGGAGCAAAACAGCTGGCTGAGGGACTGAAATTCAACCATTCTCTGCAGTATTTAGGGTAAAAGTATTCCTGCAAAATTCCATGTACCTTATTGTTGATGCATTTCCATTAACTGCTCTCTCTTTGATTTGCAAGGCTTTGGGGCAATGCGATAGGTGATGAAGGAGCAGAGGCTCTTGCCAGTGCCCTAGAGAGCAGCAAATCCCTGGTTTGGCTTAGGTAATATTCGCTTGACTCATATTTACTTAAGACATTATGGAAAACGTATTACAAATACCAGTTTCTGCTTATGTGTGAGGTTACATAATGACCACTCTTATATGtgcaatgttttatttaatggcAGCATGGTAGGCAATGGTGTAGGGAACGCTGGCGCATGTGCCCTCGCCAACATTATCAAAAACAGTACGTCACTGGAAGACCTTTGGTAAGTGTTGGAAacaatttacttttattttaacaaagcAAATGACTGAAATGGCTGAACTGACATTTAAGTACTCACTGTGCAGTTGTGCTTAAAGGACTCCACCCTCTCTCTTATTTCCTGTAAAAGGTTGACAGAGAACTACATAACCAGAACTGGGGTGGAACATCTGATTCAAGCCCTAGAACATAACACTCATGTGAAATCAATATGGTACATGATTAACACTGAGATATACACTCACATATACAAAATTTATCACTGTCTCTTATGTGGGTAGTAAGCATACATGTGATTAGCTATTGTCTGCATCCTGGATTTGGGGCAATGCATGGTGGTTATGTTGGTTTCAGTACCAGGAAAATGTGTGGTTGATGACATGCATCCTATTTTGATAAAACAAGAATGTTATTTTTGCCTTAAACTTCTTTTCTATTTCCAAACTGGCTGTGCAGGTTGAGAAATAATCACCTCAGTTTGGAGGAAGTAGAGGAGATGACACAACGTGAATCAAGACTGATCTTCTGATTTGCATTACATTGGTTGAGGACTGTTTATTGCTTCAAGaactgtttgtatttattacagaaaatatttaatattaacatgtgaaatgtaaaatgtgtttgttttctgtttagaGGGTCAAAAGAATAAACTAAGAATCTACTACACAAGTAGCCTTCACAAACTATATCTACCTTTGGGGTTCTTATGTAGGTGAAGGTGGTGATAGCATCACATAACGTTGTCTCCGTAGTAAGTGGTGGAAATTAACTAAACAAATTTACTCAAGTTTCTTTAGTACCATTTTGAGGCAGCCTAGTAACTGACAGTTATGGGTTGTAGAGTAACACTCTCATTCAAAACAATATGACACATTGGTATACATTAAACCTCAACAGTGTATAatgcagctgcaacattaaaatgctttgtgtgtgaataaatcATTAATAATAACCCTGCAATATATACAGAACATTATATAATGTATCATATGTAACACTTTGAAAGGGGCTAATTCTGCATAATGAGCACTTTGATTCTAAATAAATGCTGTTGATAATAATCTAATTTTAGTTAATGTAGTTTTAGTGTAATACAATTTTGAGTGCTTATCTGTTATAGAGTATTTTTTATAATATAGTAATacttaattacatttatttaacgaaatattttacagtaaatagCCCCTCAACCACTGCCTGCGGCTGACCagaaagtcagtcagttaaCAAAATCATCTTCGCTGAAAGCTACGCTTCAACCTAACTATGCCTTCATGGGAAAACCCCACAGAGTGGGACTTGGTTACAAAGACAATCAACAGCCAATAAGCACTTCAGCAAGAATCGAATAACCAATGCCTGTCAGGAATCGCAATGATGTCATACATTGATTTTCGTGAGGTCGTCTACTGTAAATAATGTATCTAATAGCTGTAGCTATACACTGTATTATTTCACGCATTTCCCATGGAGAACAGCTTTATCTAAATGCTGATAGCATACTGTAGAGGGTGGCAGTCCTCTGCCAGCCTGCTTGCTGTCGACCAGCGCGCTAGGCTAACTTTGTTGTGCTACTTAGCTTGTTAGGACGCTAACATTAGCTAGTCATTTGGCTAATCAGAGGTTATTACGGGAGAAATCTAACGCCAGCTTGTTTTTAGAGGCCTGTATCTAATTGAGTTGGGCATTTGAAATGACAgtcatctgctgcttttaactgaaCTGACTCGTATCAAAGGTAAGGTGTCCATGTCGTTAGCACAGAACGTAAATGACTGTTTGGTGCATTGTAGCTGACGGTACGTTAGCTACTTCCCTCTCTTAAAGGGCCTTTGACAGCTTTTGCCTGGTGATGACACACCGCTGCTTTGGTTGTCAGggaaaatgttaatgaaaacgAGTCCTGATATTGCTGTCAGTGACGCCGACTCTAG
The Scatophagus argus isolate fScaArg1 chromosome 1, fScaArg1.pri, whole genome shotgun sequence DNA segment above includes these coding regions:
- the nod2 gene encoding nucleotide-binding oligomerization domain-containing protein 2 isoform X1 produces the protein MFAQELLLKRRAEILHALCSSGSAEHLEQVLDILLGQGELMWEDYQNIQVPGRALYSNARQLLDLVYTKGVDACESFLAALKQVLPEEQTAGLLFSECYLKLEEKDKYQNTSAQTLLTQRPSLVSKLQDCIDDALEALVISGHFTSADCNEVRLPIHTPSQQARRLLDHVGSKGESAAKAVLQYIQQKQEPGSPVDQDKLTLSKEFIKYQKKLSSSVCAQSCFLSTYGGTSHMSLDDIYTEGELELPHDCTIAHGPLGLEDIVGMAGTVNEEADTVLVSGEAGSGKSTLLQRLHLLWATGAVFQDFLLLFPFSCRILNSEHRELSVQDLLFQHCCWPDREQEEIFQFILDHPHLILFTFDGLDELKQSFSDEHRLCCPTQRAPVDILLFNLIQGSLMKGVRKVITSRPEVVSPVLKKYLRKEVLLKGFSPSGIDCFVRKHHSDPAVATKVLESLQTNTALLGLCHSPVLCWIVSHCHKELLDCGEGSPRTITDVYLMILQHFCQHQSSLKSNMRSSWLQEHLKTILCLGQLAFEGMGTTCYIFSSTDLETCGVTEKDISMGFLIQSKDMSSTHSKHYEFLHLTMQCFFAALYIVLSNDTDRSTIPKLFELRDMKETGLSIPCFEACLPATHQQERGVTAAETPNLQITATFVSGLLSKHHQSLWLNCCPTPMMDKKVKQVVKCLSKGMQKHFRSIPQPVEGEKKSMHAMPGFVWLIKCIYEMQENRIAKDAMSKVEVDHLKLTYCDIGPVECTALAYVLQHLRNPVGLQLDNNSVGDVGVEQLLPCMHICNSLYLRNNNITDEGIRKLIAKVIQCENFQKIALFNNKLTDACTQHFSHLLKTKQDFLSLRLGNNNITAEGAKQLAEGLKFNHSLQYLGLWGNAIGDEGAEALASALESSKSLVWLSMVGNGVGNAGACALANIIKNSTSLEDLWLTENYITRTGVEHLIQALEHNTHVKSIWLRNNHLSLEEVEEMTQRESRLIF
- the nod2 gene encoding nucleotide-binding oligomerization domain-containing protein 2 isoform X3, which translates into the protein MFAQELLLKRRAEILHALCSSGSAEHLEQVLDILLGQGELMWEDYQNIQVPGRALYSNARQLLDLVYTKGVDACESFLAALKQVLPEEQTAGLLFSECYLKLEEKDKYQNTSAQTLLTQRPSLVSKLQDCIDDALEALVISGHFTSADCNEVRLPIHTPSQQARRLLDHVGSKGESAAKAVLQYIQQKQEPGSPVDQDKLTLSKEFIKYQKKLSSSVCAQSCFLSTYGGTSHMSLDDIYTEGELELPHDCTIAHGPLGLEDIVGMAGTVNEEADTVLVSGEAGSGKSTLLQRLHLLWATGAVFQDFLLLFPFSCRILNSEHRELSVQDLLFQHCCWPDREQEEIFQFILDHPHLILFTFDGLDELKQSFSDEHRLCCPTQRAPVDILLFNLIQGSLMKGVRKVITSRPEVVSPVLKKYLRKEVLLKGFSPSGIDCFVRKHHSDPAVATKVLESLQTNTALLGLCHSPVLCWIVSHCHKELLDCGEGSPRTITDVYLMILQHFCQHQSSLKSNMRSSWLQEHLKTILCLGQLAFEGMGTTCYIFSSTDLETCGVTEKDISMGFLIQSKDMSSTHSKHYEFLHLTMQCFFAALYIVLSNDTDRSTIPKLFELRDMKETGLSIPCFEACLPATHQQERGVTAAETPNLQITATFVSGLLSKHHQSLWLNCCPTPMMDKKVKQVVKCLSKGMQKHFRSIPQPVEGEKKSMHAMPGFVWLIKCIYEMQENRIAKDAMSKVEVDHLKLTYCDIGPVECTALAYVLQHLRNPVGLQLDNNSVGDVGVEQLLPCMHICNSL
- the nod2 gene encoding nucleotide-binding oligomerization domain-containing protein 2 isoform X2, whose protein sequence is MFAQELLLKRRAEILHALCSSGSAEHLEQVLDILLGQGELMWEDYQNIQVPGRALYSNARQLLDLVYTKGVDACESFLAALKQVLPEEQTAGLLFSECYLKLEEKDKYQNTSAQTLLTQRPSLVSKLQDCIDDALEALVISGHFTSADCNEVRLPIHTPSQQARRLLDHVGSKGESAAKAVLQYIQQKQEPGSPVDQDKLTLSKEFIKYQKKLSSSVCAQSCFLSTYGGTSHMSLDDIYTEGELELPHDCTIAHGPLGLEDIVGMAGTVNEEADTVLVSGEAGSGKSTLLQRLHLLWATGAVFQDFLLLFPFSCRILNSEHRELSVQDLLFQHCCWPDREQEEIFQFILDHPHLILFTFDGLDELKQSFSDEHRLCCPTQRAPVDILLFNLIQGSLMKGVRKVITSRPEVVSPVLKKYLRKEVLLKGFSPSGIDCFVRKHHSDPAVATKVLESLQTNTALLGLCHSPVLCWIVSHCHKELLDCGEGSPRTITDVYLMILQHFCQHQSSLKSNMRSSWLQEHLKTILCLGQLAFEGMGTTCYIFSSTDLETCGVTEKDISMGFLIQSKDMSSTHSKHYEFLHLTMQCFFAALYIVLSNDTDRSTIPKLFELRDMKETGLSIPCFEACLPATHQQERGVTAAETPNLQITATFVSGLLSKHHQSLWLNCCPTPMMDKKVKQVVKCLSKGMQKHFRSIPQPVEGEKKSMHAMPGFVWLIKCIYEMQENRIAKDAMSKVEVDHLKLTYCDIGPVECTALAYVLQHLRNPVGLQLDNNSVGDVGVEQLLPCMHICNSLYLRNNNITDEGIRKLIAKVIQCENFQKIALFNNKLTDACTQHFSHLLKTKQDFLSLRLGNNNITAEGAKQLAEGLKFNHSLQYLGLWGNAIGDEGAEALASALESSKSLVWLSMVGNGVGNAGACALANIIKNSTSLEDLWLRNNHLSLEEVEEMTQRESRLIF